The Kribbella shirazensis genomic interval GATCGTCGCCCGCCTGAACGGGGACCGCTCGGCTGAGCAGATAGTTCTCAACGAACTCGGCGCTGCTGTCCGGCCAGGTCTCCGCAACGTACAGTGCATCCTCGGGCGCGATCCGCTCCAGATATGGGTCCGTGAGGCCTTCGAACATCTGCGGGACATCCGGCTGGCCGGTCCACAGGTCCGGCTGCTCGACGCGGAGGTACGTCAGGAACTCCGGCGCGAAGTAGTGGTCCCACGTGAACGGCAACGACTGCGCGACGTAACGATCAATCTCGAGCCGGAGCACCTCCAGTGCGACTCGGTCGTCGCCGGTCGCGCGCGCCTCGGCATGCCAGAGCACCGCGACAACGGTCGTTGAGCGGGCCGGGTCGGACACGTATAGGTAGTCGCGCAGTTCAGGCATCGTGGTCAGTAAGCCCGGATGGCAGCCGACGACTGCCGCAAGTTCGACCTCGAACCCGGCTGACGGCGCCGGCAGGACGGCCGAGAGTAGCTTGTGGACGTAGTCGAACGGCAGGTACGGAGCGGTCCGCGGGAGGAGGCACAGGATCGACTGTTTGACATTGGAGTTGACCGCGGTTCGTCGGGTGAGGGTTCCGAGCAGGCCGTCGAACCACTGGTGGTCGTACGGCAAGAGCCGCTCGAACTGCGGTATGGCGGTGCCGACGAAGCCGATGGTTGCGATCTGCTCCATGGCGGCCACGTCCGCGGGACTCCAGGCATCATCCTCCAGGGGAGTGGCGACGGAGCCGATCCTCAGTCTGGTCTTGTGCTTGAGGTCGCCCAGCAGCTCAGCCTCGTTGAGAAACGGGTCGAGGCTGCTCCCGGGGAGCACGAGCCGGGCTTCCGCGAGGTCGATCGGCGCCTCGGTGGGCTCGATGGTCAGCATCTCCATCACCGTGGTCCACGACGCCTGGTCGAGTCCGGCGCGCCAGAGGCGGACCATCCGGGTCCAGCGCTCTGCGGTGTCCGTTCCGACCACGGAGCGGATCGGCACGCTCTGAGCGCGCACGGCTCGCAGCAGCGTCAAGTTGGCGGTGTAGCAGGCTCGGCGTCGTACCGGGTCGTAGGGAAGTGGGGTGTAGAGCGGATCGCCGGTGTCCGGGCGGGTGAGTTCGCGCTGGAGCAGGTGGCTGATGGTGTCCTGGAATGCGTGCTGATCCTCGTCTGTGAGGTGAATGTTGAGCTCCAGCGCGAAGAGCAGGATCTGCTGGCGGGTGCTCAGGGGCTGGTGGCTCAGGAGACGCCGAAGGAGTTCGTCATCGAGGCCGGTGGTGTGGGGGAGCGTTGCCTCGAGTTCGCGGTGACGCATGAGTTGGACGAGGAGTTGTACGACGAGCTCGGCGACCAGGAACTCGCCGAAGGTTGCGTGCAGGAACTCGTAGGCGCTGCGTTGTTCGCGGTCGGCTCGGGGGTTGTGGACGAACATGAACTCGCCGAGAACGCGGTCGGCCGCGGTCAGGGGCTGGAACCCCGGCGCGGCGGCGGTGGGTGGTTCGAGGGCGGCCAGGTCGGCGTTGAGTTCGAGATCCGTGATGTGCTGCCGGCCGCGGTTGAACATGCCGATCGCGGCGTACTGCAGCCGTCGGCGTTGCTGACGCTGCAGCACCTGCTGCTCGGCGTCCGAGGCGTCCGGTGCCGTCTTCTCGGTGATCTGGCGGCTGATGAAGCGGTCCATGATCCGCTGGTACAGCTGGCTGCGGGTCAGGCCGTCGCCCAGCTGATTGGTGTTGAGTTCCGCGAGGTACACCGCCAGCATCAGCAGAAGCAGCGGCTGGCACGTCAGCTCACGGATCTCGTCCGACGCCGTCATCTCCTCGATGTCGAGCGGCGCGAAGCCGGCGATCCCGCGGTGCGCCGAGTTCCACGCGGTGAGCCAGCGGTCGATCCGGTCCCGGTCGAACTCGCGCAGCTTGATCATCGGGGTTCCCGGCGCGATCTCGGCGTGGTCGGCGACGACCGTGCGCGAGGTGATGATGACCGAGGTCGGCGTACCCAGGGTTCGCGCGCGTTTCTGGAATGCCTCGACCTTCGACAGGTACGCCGACTGCGTCACGCCGGTGGCCTGCACGAGTTCGTCGAATCCGTCCAGCAGCACGACGAGATGGCATCGGTGCGGGCAGCTGCTCGGATCGCCGCAGGACTCGCACCCGCCGCACTCCTGGCGCAGCTCGTCGAGGTCGGCGTTCGGCCGCTGGAGGATGCGCTGCAACTCCTTGCTGATCTGGACCGCCAGGTCGTCGTCGGGATTGACGGACCGCAGCGGGACGCGGACGACCGCGAACGCGTCGGCCGGGAGCTGTGCGGCCAGCACCTCGGTGAGCAGCGACTTCCCGGCGCCGGGATGGCCGAGCAGCAGCAACGGCCGCGGACCCACGACGCTGGTGAGGTAGCTCGCGACGTACTCCACCAGCGACGAGTACTCCGGCTGCTCCGACCACCAGTCCTCATCGGAAGGCCGCGAGTGGTCGTCCGCGATCGCGTGATGGAACGAGGGCTCGACGAACCCGTCCCGCACGGTCGGCGACGCGATGGATTGCGTACGAGCTCGCAGCAGCGGCTCGTCCAGCACCTCCTGTGCCACGAGCGCCAGCTTCTCGCGGTAGCTGTTCCGCGGCGCGGGACGGCCGGGCATCACCATCCTGAGCACCGTCCGCAGCTCGCCCAGGGCCGCGGCCTGTGCGCGGATCGCGTCATGGGTCGCGGAGAACTCGTTCAGCGTCACCCACAGTCCGAACGGCGTCGACGCGCTGAGCTCCAGCATCCGGCTCCGGTACAGCCAGGCGGCCCGTTCGACGATCGCGTCCAGTACGCCGGACGATGGCACCGGCTCGAGGCGGCTCCATGCTTCGAGGCCGGTGAAGAAGTCGAGGCACCGGCGTCCGAGGCGCTCGTAGTACGGCTTGAGGTTGCGTTCGAGGTTCGCCTCCAGCCCGAGCTCCGGCGAGGACAGCGGTACGGCGACGTCGAACAGGTCGTCCTGGCCGGCGCCGGGCACCGTGAGCAGCCGGCTCCGCTCCTGGTCGGTGAGGCCGAGCTCGCGGTACTTCGGTCCGATGACGTGCGGCAACGCGTCGAAGAACGACGACACCGCGGTGATCGTGTGCGCGGCTACGACGAGCTCGAGTTGGTTCTTCTCGTTGGAGCCGCGGAGCCGCTTTGACACCTTTGTCACGATCGCGTCGAGCAGGCTCGCTGCCTCGTTCTTCGGGTCCACGAGGGACAGCCAGGCCGCCGCGGTCAGCCCCGCGACCGGGCCGCCGGCGAGTGCCGCGGCGCCGGCGCCCGCGAAGATCGCCGCACCGAAGAACCTCTCGAGCGCGGACCGGCTCCGGTCGTCGATGTCGAGAACGGACAGCGCGCCGCGGAAGGTGTACGGCGACAGAGCCATCGGCGGAGCTCCTCGGAGTAGATCGGACGCGGAAGAACAACCTAGCGTCGTACGGTCGGCTTATGCCGGAAGCGCTGCTCGACCATCTGGTTCTGGCCACCGCCGACCTGGAGGCCACTGTCGCCGCCTTCGCCGCTGCCACCGGCGTGGTGCCCGTCGTCGGTGGGCGGCACGCGCGCTGGGGGACCCGTAACTACCTCGTCGGGCTTGGAGGTACGGCGTACCTCGAGTTTCTCGGCGCGGACCCGGAGCCCGCGCCGGACGCCCATCCGCCGTACCCGTTGGACCGTGAGCGCCTGGTCACCTGGGCGATCCACCCGCCCGACGCGGACGCGTTCGTGGCCGAGGCGCGGGAGCAGGGGGTGGAGCTCGGGGAACTCGTCCCGCTGTCCCGCCGCACCGCGACCGGGGACCTGCTCAGCTGGCGTGTGAGCTCGACCGAGCCCGCGCCGTACGACGGCCTCGTGCCCTTCCTCATCGACTGGGGCGCAACCCTGCACCCCACGACCACCGGCCTACCGTCCGCGGAGCTGCTCGGGCTGACCGCCACCCATCCGAACGCGGAACAGGTGAGAGCGGTCCTCGACAGGCTTGGGCTGCGTCTGGACGTCGAGCTCGGTCCGTCTCGCCTCACCGCGGAGGTGCGCGGTCCCAGCGGCGTGTTTCGGTGCCTGTGAGTAATCGTGCGAGCACTGAGTGTCGCAGTGAGGTTGGCCGGACCCTCCGTTCGACAATGTCGAACGGAGGGCGTTGTACCTGTGGTGCATCGCTCCTAGATTCCAGCCAGCCGTGGTCGTCACGGCGAGGAAAGGAGGTTGGTATGGCTACGACCGAAGCGGTCAAGGCGAAGACCCTCCTGGGGGAGTGTTCGGCGGAGCTCGCGGGCACGTTCGTACTGATCCTGTTCGGCTGCGGTGTGGTGGCTCAGGTGGTGGCCGGCGGGATCGGCGACCACGACTCGATCTCGTGGGCGTGGGGTCTCGGCGTGACGCTGGGCATCTACGTCGCCGGCCGGATGACCGGAGCGCATCTGAACCCGGCGGTGACGATCGCGCTGGCGGCGTTCCGCGGGTTCAGCTGGCGCAAGGTGCTGCCGTACTCGGTGGCGCAGTTCCTCGGAGCGTTCCTGGCGGCGCTCGTGGTTCGCTGGAACTACACCGAGGCACTCAACAAGTTCGACCCCGGCCTCACCATCAAGAGCCAGGGGGTGTTCTCCACGCTTCCGG includes:
- a CDS encoding NACHT domain-containing protein, which produces MALSPYTFRGALSVLDIDDRSRSALERFFGAAIFAGAGAAALAGGPVAGLTAAAWLSLVDPKNEAASLLDAIVTKVSKRLRGSNEKNQLELVVAAHTITAVSSFFDALPHVIGPKYRELGLTDQERSRLLTVPGAGQDDLFDVAVPLSSPELGLEANLERNLKPYYERLGRRCLDFFTGLEAWSRLEPVPSSGVLDAIVERAAWLYRSRMLELSASTPFGLWVTLNEFSATHDAIRAQAAALGELRTVLRMVMPGRPAPRNSYREKLALVAQEVLDEPLLRARTQSIASPTVRDGFVEPSFHHAIADDHSRPSDEDWWSEQPEYSSLVEYVASYLTSVVGPRPLLLLGHPGAGKSLLTEVLAAQLPADAFAVVRVPLRSVNPDDDLAVQISKELQRILQRPNADLDELRQECGGCESCGDPSSCPHRCHLVVLLDGFDELVQATGVTQSAYLSKVEAFQKRARTLGTPTSVIITSRTVVADHAEIAPGTPMIKLREFDRDRIDRWLTAWNSAHRGIAGFAPLDIEEMTASDEIRELTCQPLLLLMLAVYLAELNTNQLGDGLTRSQLYQRIMDRFISRQITEKTAPDASDAEQQVLQRQQRRRLQYAAIGMFNRGRQHITDLELNADLAALEPPTAAAPGFQPLTAADRVLGEFMFVHNPRADREQRSAYEFLHATFGEFLVAELVVQLLVQLMRHRELEATLPHTTGLDDELLRRLLSHQPLSTRQQILLFALELNIHLTDEDQHAFQDTISHLLQRELTRPDTGDPLYTPLPYDPVRRRACYTANLTLLRAVRAQSVPIRSVVGTDTAERWTRMVRLWRAGLDQASWTTVMEMLTIEPTEAPIDLAEARLVLPGSSLDPFLNEAELLGDLKHKTRLRIGSVATPLEDDAWSPADVAAMEQIATIGFVGTAIPQFERLLPYDHQWFDGLLGTLTRRTAVNSNVKQSILCLLPRTAPYLPFDYVHKLLSAVLPAPSAGFEVELAAVVGCHPGLLTTMPELRDYLYVSDPARSTTVVAVLWHAEARATGDDRVALEVLRLEIDRYVAQSLPFTWDHYFAPEFLTYLRVEQPDLWTGQPDVPQMFEGLTDPYLERIAPEDALYVAETWPDSSAEFVENYLLSRAVPVQAGDDLTAALRKLTDR
- a CDS encoding VOC family protein yields the protein MPEALLDHLVLATADLEATVAAFAAATGVVPVVGGRHARWGTRNYLVGLGGTAYLEFLGADPEPAPDAHPPYPLDRERLVTWAIHPPDADAFVAEAREQGVELGELVPLSRRTATGDLLSWRVSSTEPAPYDGLVPFLIDWGATLHPTTTGLPSAELLGLTATHPNAEQVRAVLDRLGLRLDVELGPSRLTAEVRGPSGVFRCL